In Parasegetibacter sp. NRK P23, a single genomic region encodes these proteins:
- a CDS encoding purine-nucleoside phosphorylase, producing the protein MKARLQDAIAYIRTQSSVTPVAGIVLGSGLGNFTANMEIEVEIPYGDIPNFPVSTVEGHKGRMILGKLDGKPIVVMAGRFHFYEGYSVEEVVFPIRVLKMMGIQTLFISNAAGGVHPDFEVGDLMIINDHISFFTPNPLVGPNDPEMGPRFPDMSEPYNKELIAKAKAIGAELNIRLHEGVYTGVTGPTFETRAEYRLIQLVGGHAVGMSTVQEVITAVHMGLKVFAISVITDLGIREEDNVITHEEVLAAAKAAEPKLTALFRGLIARG; encoded by the coding sequence ATGAAAGCCAGGTTACAGGACGCAATAGCATACATCAGGACCCAATCTTCAGTTACACCCGTTGCCGGCATCGTGCTCGGAAGCGGATTGGGCAATTTTACCGCGAATATGGAGATCGAAGTGGAAATCCCTTATGGCGATATTCCCAACTTTCCGGTATCCACCGTGGAAGGGCACAAAGGAAGAATGATCCTCGGTAAACTGGACGGTAAACCCATTGTGGTAATGGCCGGAAGGTTTCATTTTTATGAAGGGTACAGTGTGGAAGAAGTGGTGTTCCCCATCCGTGTATTAAAAATGATGGGCATTCAAACACTTTTTATTTCCAATGCAGCAGGTGGCGTTCATCCCGATTTTGAAGTGGGTGACCTCATGATCATCAACGACCATATCAGTTTCTTTACCCCGAATCCGCTCGTGGGACCCAATGATCCTGAAATGGGCCCCCGTTTCCCGGATATGAGCGAACCTTACAACAAGGAACTGATCGCGAAAGCGAAAGCAATCGGGGCGGAACTGAACATCCGCCTGCACGAAGGCGTGTACACCGGGGTTACCGGCCCAACTTTCGAGACCAGGGCCGAATACAGGCTGATTCAACTGGTAGGTGGCCATGCCGTAGGCATGAGTACCGTGCAGGAAGTGATTACAGCAGTGCACATGGGACTGAAGGTGTTCGCGATCAGCGTGATCACCGACCTTGGTATCCGGGAGGAAGACAATGTGATCACCCATGAGGAAGTGCTGGCAGCGGCCAAAGCAGCCGAACCCAAACTCACCGCGCTGTTCCGCGGACTGATTGCCCGGGGATGA